ATGTTGTACCCCGATGTTTTTGATGTTATTGTTGTAGGCGGAGGACACGCAGGGACAGAAGCGGCATTAGCATCAGCAAGAATGGGATGTAATACTTTATTACTAACCCATAATATTGATACATTAGGCCAAATGTCTTGTAATCCAGCCATAGGAGGTATTGGTAAGGGTCATCTGGTTAAAGAAATTGATGCTATGGGTGGTATTATGGCAAAAGCAATTGATTGTTCTGGTATTCAGTTTAGAATATTAAATGCAAGCAAAGGTGTTGCTGTAAGGTCTACTCGTGCTCAAGCAGATAAAATTCTATATAAACAGATGATTAGGCATGCTCTTGAAAACCAAAACAATTTGCTAATTATGCAACAATCGATAGGAGATATAATCATAAAACAAGAACAAGCAGTCGGAGTAATCGATTCTAAATTTGGTATTAAGTTCTGTGCTAGGGCAATAGTACTCACAATGGGGACTTTCCTTAATGGGAAGATTTATATAGGTAAAAACAAATATAATGGAGGAAGGCTTGGTGATGCTTCTTCTATACGTTTATCTAAAAAATTACAAGAAATTATGTTTTGTGTAAATCGACTGAAAACAGGAACTTCTCCGCGATTAGATTCTCGTAGTATTAATTTTTATAATTTAGAACGTCAAGATAGTGATCAACCGTTACCCGTTTTTTCTTTTTTGGGATCAACACATCAACATCCGAAACAAATTCCATGTTTTATTACATATACTAACAATCAAACTCATGAAATTGTCAAAAAAAACATTCATCAATGTCCTATGTATTCAGGTATAATTAAAAGTAATGGACCTCGTTATTGCCCATCAATAGAAGATAAGGTAATAAGATATCCTGATCGTAGTTCTCATCACGTTTTTTTAGAACCAGAAGGGTTAAATACAAACGAGGTATATTTGAATGGACTTTCTACTAGTTTGCCACTTGAATTGCAAATAAATGTTGTAAAATCGATTAAAGGTTTACGTAATGCACATATTGTACGTCCAGGTTATGCTATTGAGTATGATTTTTTTAACCCTTGTAATTTACAAAAAACGTTGGAAAATAAATATATCAGGGGGTTATTTTTTGCTGGACAAATTAATGGAACTACTGGATATGAAGAAGCCGCTGCTCAAGGTTTAGTTGCTGGAATAAATGCTGCGTTGTTATCTCGAGACAAAAATGGTTGGGTGCCTAGACGAGATCAAGGATATATTGGGGTGCTTATTGATGATTTATGTACTCGCGGTACAAAAGAGCCTTATCGTATGTTTACTGCACGAGCTGAGTACCGTTTGTTATTGCGTGAAGATAATGCTGATCTTCGATTAACTCCAATCGCTAAAAAATTAGGTTTGATAAGTGATATGAGATGGAAATATTTTTGTTCTAAATGTGAACAAATTGAAAAAGAACGTCAACGATTAAAAAATACTTGGATTAAACCAAATAACGAAAATATCACTAATTTAAATAAATTACTTACAACACCGTTAACTCATGAAATCAATGGTGAAGAATTATTGCGTAGACCAGAAATGAATTATTCAAAATTAACTCAACTGAATGAATTTTCTCCTACTGTGTTAAAATTGAATATGCAAATTTTAGAACAAATTGAAACTCAAATTAAATACGAGGGTTATATTAATCGCCAGCAAAAAGAGATTACGCGTCAAATTCGCAATGAAAATATATTATTACCAAATAATTTTGATTACAATTCCATTGCCGGTTTATCTAAAGAGGTGATAGATACACTTAATAACTATAAACCTCATTCTATTGGTCAAGCTGCTAGAATTTCAGGAATAACTCCGGCTGCTATTTCTGTTTTGTTAATTTGGTTAAAGAAAACAAACATGCTTGCTTATTGGTGAATCTCCCTGCATAATAGTTTGACAATAACAAACATACACAAATAAAAGAATTTACATAGAGCATTGAAATGATTGTCATTACTTACAAGAACACTTTAAATTTAAAATACAGCTTGTGTTCGTTCATTTCTTATATTAATTGCGCTAATGATGTCATATCCGCCACACTTAAAACAATATTTTGTACAATGTTAAGTTCAATGTTATTTGTTATTTAGCACAATGACTAGCTTTATGACCTTCTAATTTTGTTTAATAACGTTCAGCGTTTTGGTTTTAGAATTGTACTCGGTTATTTTATTTTGTCACAGTATGTACATATATGTTTTTAATTATTTGTTATCGCAACCAAAAGATTGTCAAGAAATAAGTAGTTTTATTTATAGGTAAGAATATGTTTACGGTTGGAAGATATATTAGCCATCATTTAAAAAATTTTCAGTTAGATTTATGCGGTTTTCATATTATACACACAGATCCTGTAAGACCTTATTGGGTATTAAATATAGATTCAATATTTTTTTCTTTGTTATTAGGTGGTGTTTTTCTGTTAATTTTTTCTTATGTAGGTAAATATGCTACAGATGGTGTTCCTAATAAATTACAAGCATTAATTGAGTTAGTAATAGATTTTGTTGATAATAATGTTAAAGAAATATTTGGCAGCATTACTCATACGCATAAATTTCTTACTCCATTGTCAATAACAATTTTTATATGGATATTATTCATGAATATGATGGATTTGTTGCCTATTGATTTATTGCCTGTAATGGCGCAAAAAATCTTTGGAATATCATTATTACGAACAGTACCATCAACTGATGTTAATGTTACTTTTGGAATGTCGTTAGTCGTTTTATTCTTAATTTTGTACTATAGTATTATGATGAAAGGGTTTAGGGGTTTTTTAAAAGAACTCGTTTTTTATCCCTTTAATCACCCAATTTTTATTCCTATAAATTTTGTATTAGAAATCATAAATTTATTATCTAAACCATTATCTTTAGCTCTTAGATTGTTTGGAAATATGTATGCAGGAGAGTTAATTTTTATTTTAATAGCCAGTTTATTACCATGGTGGGCTCAGTGGATTTTAAGTGTTCCTTGGGCTATTTTTCATATTTTAGTTATTTTTCTACAATCTTTTATTTTTATGGTGTTAACTATTATTTACTTATCAATAGCATGTAGAAAAGATTAAAATGCGATAAGTAAACGTCATTACTTTAATTCAGAAAAAACTTTTTGGAGATAATTTATGGAAGGTTTGAATATAGATTTATTATACATATCCGCTGCAATAATGATGGGTTTAGCGGCAATCGGAGCTGCAATTGGTATTGGAATTTTAGGTGGAAAATTTTTAGAATGTGCTGCTCGACAACCTGATTTAATAGATTTGTTACGTACTCAATTTTTTATTGTGATGGGTTTAGTTGATGCAATACCCATGATTACTGTTGGTTTGGGTTTATATGTAATGTTTGCCATAACGTAATATTAATACATTTATTTTTTTTGTAATTAATGATTATTGATTAACGTCACGTGTGTTGCATACTGTAATAAAAATTCTTACATTGACCTGAGGAGTCATCATATTATGAATTTAAATTTAACTATTTTAGGTCAAATAATTTCTTTTGTCTTATTTGTTGGTTTTTGTATAAAATATGTATGGCCGCCATTAATTAACATTATTGAACAACGTCAAAAGAAAATTGCTGATGATTTAGCTTATGCTGAAAATATTAAGAAAAAATCTGATAGAACAGAAAAAAAAGCTAATAAGTATTTACAACAAGCTCAAATTCAAGCAAAAAATATAATAAA
The DNA window shown above is from Blochmannia endosymbiont of Camponotus (Colobopsis) obliquus and carries:
- the mnmG gene encoding tRNA uridine-5-carboxymethylaminomethyl(34) synthesis enzyme MnmG, producing the protein MLYPDVFDVIVVGGGHAGTEAALASARMGCNTLLLTHNIDTLGQMSCNPAIGGIGKGHLVKEIDAMGGIMAKAIDCSGIQFRILNASKGVAVRSTRAQADKILYKQMIRHALENQNNLLIMQQSIGDIIIKQEQAVGVIDSKFGIKFCARAIVLTMGTFLNGKIYIGKNKYNGGRLGDASSIRLSKKLQEIMFCVNRLKTGTSPRLDSRSINFYNLERQDSDQPLPVFSFLGSTHQHPKQIPCFITYTNNQTHEIVKKNIHQCPMYSGIIKSNGPRYCPSIEDKVIRYPDRSSHHVFLEPEGLNTNEVYLNGLSTSLPLELQINVVKSIKGLRNAHIVRPGYAIEYDFFNPCNLQKTLENKYIRGLFFAGQINGTTGYEEAAAQGLVAGINAALLSRDKNGWVPRRDQGYIGVLIDDLCTRGTKEPYRMFTARAEYRLLLREDNADLRLTPIAKKLGLISDMRWKYFCSKCEQIEKERQRLKNTWIKPNNENITNLNKLLTTPLTHEINGEELLRRPEMNYSKLTQLNEFSPTVLKLNMQILEQIETQIKYEGYINRQQKEITRQIRNENILLPNNFDYNSIAGLSKEVIDTLNNYKPHSIGQAARISGITPAAISVLLIWLKKTNMLAYW
- the atpE gene encoding F0F1 ATP synthase subunit C; translation: MEGLNIDLLYISAAIMMGLAAIGAAIGIGILGGKFLECAARQPDLIDLLRTQFFIVMGLVDAIPMITVGLGLYVMFAIT
- the atpB gene encoding F0F1 ATP synthase subunit A is translated as MFTVGRYISHHLKNFQLDLCGFHIIHTDPVRPYWVLNIDSIFFSLLLGGVFLLIFSYVGKYATDGVPNKLQALIELVIDFVDNNVKEIFGSITHTHKFLTPLSITIFIWILFMNMMDLLPIDLLPVMAQKIFGISLLRTVPSTDVNVTFGMSLVVLFLILYYSIMMKGFRGFLKELVFYPFNHPIFIPINFVLEIINLLSKPLSLALRLFGNMYAGELIFILIASLLPWWAQWILSVPWAIFHILVIFLQSFIFMVLTIIYLSIACRKD